From a region of the Primulina eburnea isolate SZY01 chromosome 7, ASM2296580v1, whole genome shotgun sequence genome:
- the LOC140836507 gene encoding UDP-arabinose 4-epimerase 1-like has product MDYMEKQRTSNLTRKILLVAGITALFLFMLNRSPAASSSTKFSQHEQGVTHVLVTGGAGYIGSHAVLRLLKDSYRVTIVDNLSRGNIGAVKILQELYPEPGRLQFIYADLGDATAVNKIFSENAFDAVMHFAAVAYVGESTAEPLRYYHNITSNTLLVLKAMATHGIKTLIYSSTCATYGEPAKMPITETTTQVPINPYGKAKKMSEDIIRDFSRTSNMAVMILRYFNVIGSDPEGRLGESPRPELREQGRISGACFDAARGIIPGLKIRGTDYKTPDGTCVRDYIDVTDLIDAHVKALAHAVPGEVGIYNVGTGKGSSVKEFVEACKKATGVDIKVDYLSRRPGDYAEVYSDPSKIKNKLNWTAKYTNLERSLSVAWRWQKAHRNGYDNNNYS; this is encoded by the exons ATGGATTATATGGAGAAGCAGCGCACGAGCAACCTCACAAGGAAAATTCTCTTGGTTGCTGGAATCACCGCACTTTTTCTTTTTATGCTCAATCGATCACCTGCTGCAAGTAGCTCAACCAAG TTCTCTCAGCACGAGCAAGGTGTAACACATGTCTTGGTGACTGGAGGGGCAGGCTATATAGGTTCTCATGCAGTTCTTCGACTTCTTAAAGATTCGTATCGTGTCACCATTGTG GACAACCTTTCTCGTGGCAACATTGGAGCCGTTAAAATCCTTCAAGAACTTTATCCAGAACCAGGGAGACTTCAATTTATATATGCTGATCTTGGAGATGCAACGGCT gtaaacaaaatattttcggAGAATGCGTTTGATGCTGTTATGCATTTTGCTGCTGTTGCTTATGTAGGAGAAAGTACAGCGGAACCTCTAAG ATATTATCATAACATTACATCAAATACGTTACTGGTTCTGAAGGCAATGGCTACACATGGTATAAAAACTTTGATATATTCGAGTACTTGTGCAACATATGGAGAGCCGGCCAAGATGCCAATAACAGAGACCACTACTCAA GTACCTATTAATCCATACGGAAAAGCCAAGAAAATGTCAGAAGATATTATACGGGACTTCTCGAGGACATCAAACATGGCTGTCATGATCTTAAG GTACTTCAATGTGATTGGCTCAGACCCTGAGGGACGTCTAGGAGAATCTCCACGACCAGAATTGCGAGAACAAGGAAGAATATCGGGTGCTTGTTTCGATGCAGCAAGAGGAATCATTCCAGGGTTAAAG ATAAGAGGAACTGATTATAAGACGCCCGATGGAACTTGTGTGAGAGACTACATTGATGTCACTGATTTGATAGACGCACATGTGAAAGCTTTAGCTCACGCCGTACCCGGAGAAGTTGGTATCTACAATGTCGGAACAGGGAAAG GTAGTTCAGTTAAAGAATTCGTGGAAGCGTGTAAAAAGGCGACAGGTGTGGACATAAAAGTGGATTACCTAAGCCGACGACCAGGGGATTATGCAGAAGTTTATAGTGATCCTTCCAAGATCAAGAATAAACTTAACTGGACAGCCAAATATACAAATCTTGAACGAAGTTTGAGTGTAGCATGGAGATGGCAGAAGGCACACAGAAACGgatatgataataataattattcttAG
- the LOC140835971 gene encoding protein CYSTEINE-RICH TRANSMEMBRANE MODULE 6-like, with protein sequence MSNYDQTQAVYPPPRTANPADTHGYVTPPPPAGYPTNDGSEVQARNPSSTNTTKSRGDGFWKGCCAALCCCCALDACF encoded by the exons ATGAGCAATTACGACCAGACTCAAG CGGTGTATCCGCCACCGAGGACGGCGAACCCAGCGGATACGCATGGATACGTGACTCCGCCGCCGCCTGCTGGTTACCCGACGAATGATGGATCCGAGGTTCAGGCCAGGAACCCGTCGTCGACCAATACTACGAAGTCCAGAGGCGATGGCTTTTGGAAGGGATG TTGCGCTGCCTTGTGCTGTTGTTGTGCATTGGATGCTTGTTTCTGA
- the LOC140836510 gene encoding scarecrow-like protein 23 produces MLHSLLPILQHNPKASSSAMTSAGKRAVDVASPSVAEPSKRHRTHLSPVEKDLQSEEEGEDQLQAVAAGASAREDDDSTGLRLLGLLLQCAECVAMDNLDDAGQLLPEIAELSSPFGSSAQRVGAYFADALSARIISSYLSIYSPFSPLCKTHHQKLLNALQIFNSVTPLIKFSHFTANQAIQQALDGADHVHIIDLDIMQGLQWPGLFHILASKSRKVKSFRITGFGSSADLLKSTGQRLAEFATALNIPFEFQPIEGKIGNIKDLNQLNIKAGETIVVHWMHHCLYDVSGSDLGASRILTMLRPKLITIVEQDLSHGGSFLGRFVEALHYYSALFDALGDGLETESVERHTVEQQLFGCEIRNIVAVGGPKRTGEVKVERWEDELVRGGFRPFSLAGNPAAQANLLLGMFPWQGYTLVEEGGCLKLGWKDLPLLTASAWQPCE; encoded by the coding sequence ATGCTTCATAGTTTACTGCCAATCCTTCAGCACAATCCCAAAGCCTCCTCTTCCGCCATGACCTCTGCCGGGAAGCGTGCCGTTGACGTTGCTAGCCCTTCTGTTGCCGAGCCCAGCAAGCGCCATCGAACCCATCTCTCCCCAGTCGAGAAGGACTTGCAATCCGAGGAAGAGGGGGAGGATCAGCTGCAGGCTGTCGCTGCTGGAGCCTCCGCCCGGGAGGATGATGACTCGACCGGGCTCCGGCTCCTCGGGTTACTTCTGCAATGCGCCGAGTGTGTAGCCATGGATAACCTCGACGATGCCGGCCAGCTCCTGCCTGAAATAGCTGAGCTTTCTTCCCCCTTCGGCTCCTCCGCCCAAAGGGTCGGTGCGTACTTTGCTGACGCGCTTTCAGCGCGCATCATCAGCTCATATCTAAGCATCTACTCACCTTTCAGTCCTTTATGCAAAACCCATCACCAAAAACTCCTCAACGCGCTACAAATCTTTAACTCTGTCACCCCTTTAATCAAATTCTCACACTTCACAGCCAACCAAGCGATCCAGCAAGCATTGGACGGTGCTGATCATGTCCACATAATCGACCTGGACATCATGCAGGGCCTCCAATGGCCAGGATTGTTTCATATCCTCGCTTCCAAATCAAGAAAGGTCAAGTCTTTTAGAATCACGGGGTTTGGATCCTCAGCAGACTTACTCAAATCAACTGGTCAGCGTTTAGCTGAATTTGCTACTGCACTTAACATTCCTTTCGAGTTTCAGCCCATCGAAGGGAAGATTGGAAACATAAAAGatttaaatcaattaaatatcAAAGCGGGAGAAACCATTGTGGTGCATTGGATGCATCATTGCTTGTATGATGTATCAGGGAGTGACTTGGGAGCTTCAAGAATACTAACTATGTTGAGGCCGAAACTGATAACCATTGTTGAACAGGATTTGAGCCATGGGGGGAGTTTCTTGGGGCGGTTCGTGGAGGCGTTGCATTATTACTCAGCGTTATTTGATGCATTAGGGGACGGATTGGAGACAGAGAGTGTGGAAAGGCACACAGTAGAGCAGCAGCTATTTGGGTGTGAAATTCGGAACATTGTGGCTGTGGGTGGACCCAAGCGGACAGGGGAAGTGAAGGTGGAGAGGTGGGAAGATGAGTTGGTTCGAGGCGGATTTCGACCATTTTCCCTTGCAGGCAACCCTGCTGCTCAAGCCAACTTATTGCTTGGGATGTTTCCTTGGCAGGGGTATACATTGGTAGAAGAGGGTGGATGCCTGAAGTTGGGATGGAAAGATTTGCCATTGCTCACAGCCTCGGCTTGGCAGCCATGTGAATAG